Genomic DNA from Triticum dicoccoides isolate Atlit2015 ecotype Zavitan chromosome 4B, WEW_v2.0, whole genome shotgun sequence:
GTGGGAGTTCTCGGTGGGGCTGTACATGATCCGCGTCTGGCCGGGCTCGCTGCTCTTCGCCGCCGTCTACGGCGTCGTCGAGTCCGCCTCCGTCGCCGTCTTCGGGCCCATGGTCGGCACCCTCGTCGACAGCCTCACGTACCTTCAGGTCTGTTCAACCCTCTCTTTCGCTCTTTGTTTCCAGAAGATCACGAGAACTTGCTCATTGAACTAACTAGAAACATGGCATCTCAACAAGTTCCCTTTCCCATATAAAAAGCTGATTTAGAGGGATTTTGGCAAAAACAAAAAGAGGAACCACTCCAACAGATCCCGTAAACCGATTTTTTTTTCAGGGGACCTCGTGCAATCAGCCCATATGAGCGTAGAGGGCAGCGGAAAGCAGGCGATCAAATAAACGAGCTGGTACGCATGTAGGAAATCTGAACCATATCATGAAATCCACAAGCACCAAGCTATCCAATGTTCACCACAACAATTCACTTACAAGAGCAGCTCGCTACAACATAAATACCCCAACATAATCATCAACTCACATTTGGTATGGTTTGCTTGTGTTGATATCAAATGTGAGCAATAGGTTTGCAAACCATATTGAATAACCCATATATATTAAACTAACTGATAAATCATGAAAAGGGATTACTAAATCGGAAATTGCTTTTGGAGGCTgagctccatggaggcctccaaatgcaaaactcaaaattcgtgaaaattcatatttttacatttcaaaaaaaaatctgaaaaaatactACATAGATAGATGAAGGCATAGTGCacaagtgtgtaaattttcaggacgaaACATGTTGAAATGTGGGTTGTGCAAAAAAGGTAAATCTGGGGCTTTTTAACAAATGATACTATTCATCGTGCCAAACCATGAATCTGTCTTTTTTTTTCTACAGGCCGCATTTTAACGTATTTCATCCTGAAATTGGACGCAGATATGCCTCACATCCTTGTTTATTTgcacaaaaaaattcagattttttttcgaattttgattttttttttcagaaAATACCAAAACGCCATTCTCGATAATTGAGAATTTTGGTTTCATGAAAATTGGTATGTCAATACAAGTTAGTCCTCCATATTGTAAAAACCGTCTCAGATTTATTACTTGTCATAACAGTGGTATTATGAAACAACCATCTTAGATATAAACTAATTATGTAAAAATGTGTCTCTGATAAGCCTCATATATGTGTGAATAGTTTACAGAACTGTCTTGGATGAGCAGCTTATTATGTGAGTTCTTGTAGTAGTGCATGGATGGGCCGACGAAGAGGAAATTCTTAATCAGGATTAACATTCGCCAGTGACTTACTATAGATGGCTAAATGCAGGTTTTGGGCCTGTGGCTATTAGTTCAAAGCTTATCCTTCATCGTTGCCGGAGTCTCGGTAACCGCCCTGCTGGTCTACGATGACCTGAAAGTGACAAGCTTCCCGGTGTTCGTGGCTCTAGTCGTGGTCACCAACGTCTCCGGCGCGCTCGCGGCTCTCTCGACACTCGCCGGAACCATACTGATCGAGAGAGAATGGTACACAACCCACAACTTAACTAACTGTATTAGCTGTACGTACGTGTTGTCTGATGGCTGCGATGATGCATGCAGGGTGGTGGTGATGTGCGGCGGGCATCCACCGGCGGTGCTGACCCGAACCAACTCGGCGATCCGGAGGATCGACCTGAGCTGCAAGCTTCTGGCGCCGGTGCTGTCCGGGTTGGTGATCAGCTTCGTGTCGACGCAGGCCTCCGCGGTGGCGCTGGCGCTATGGAACGTCGCCTCGGTGTGGCTGGTGTACTGGCTCTTCGTGTCGGTCTACAACGGCGTGCCGGCTCTCGGCGCCAACGGCCTGGCAAGGGACACGGCGGCGCCGGAGGTCGACGAGGCGGCGCAGGGTCACGGTCAGGACGCGTCGGACTGGAGCGAGAGGCTGACGACGCGGCTCTCAGTCCTGCCCTGCTGGGAGTCCTGGGCCGTGTACGCGAGGCAGGAGGTGGTGCTGCCCGGGGTTGCTCTCGCCATCCTCTACTTCTCCGTGCTAAGGCAATTCATTTACGGATACAATAAGAACTTATATTTTACATTTGATACAATTTGATTTTGATCTTGTTTCCGTTGCTGCTGCAGCTTTGGCACgctgatgacggcgacgctggactGGGAGGGCATCCCGGCGTACGTGATCAGCCTGGCCCGGGGGTTCAGCGCCATGGTGGGCATCGCGGCGACGGTGCTGTACCCGGCCGCGCACGCGCGGCTGTCCACGCTCCGGACGGGGCTCTGGGCCATCTGGACGCAGTGGTGCTGCCTGCTGCTCTGCGTCGGCTCCGTCTGGGTGGGCGGCCGCGCGGCGTCGGCGTGGGCGCTCATGGCCGGCGTCGCCGCGTCGCGCCTCGGCCTCTGGATGTTCGACCTGGCGGTCACGCAGCTGATGCAGGACGGCGTCCCGGACGCGGACCGGTGCGCCGTCGGAGGGGTCCAGAGCTCGCTGCAGTCCGTGTTCGACCTGCTCACCTACGTCATGGGCATCATCGTCTCCGACCCCAGGGTACGCACGCTCGTGTCTTTCGTTTCGCTCAGTTTGTTGCCCAAATGGCGAGACGAGTACGGTGGTGAACTGGTGATGATTTCGGTGCAACCAAATTAACAGGATTTCGGCGAGCTCATCGCGCTCTCCTTCTTGCTGGTGACCTGCGCTGCGGTCATGTACACGCTGCACGTGTACCGCGTGCGGAAGCACCTGTTCCACCTCGACAAGATCTTCGCCAAGATGCAATAGTCATGATCTTTGGTTCTCTCGGATGTGCGTTAGTGTTACTACGTACTCCTAGATATACAGAAGCCAGGTGTGTACTTACTATGATTGTATCGCTCGATGCTACATTATGAGGCACTAAAAGACgcccaaaatagaaaagaaaatgagAACATGCGTGTGCATGACTGTAGGTTTTGTAATTTGTAGGAGTAGTATATTAACACCATGGTTGGATTATTCTTCCACTTTCTTCTTTTTTGGATTTCAGTATTTTCCTTTTAGACAAACTCACAAAGTTTTATTCACCCATCACAAGGTTTACATGGACGAAATCTAAATTTTCAGgttggcctaaccaaacatggcggccaaaACCCAAAGATAACGCATGCTTTGCAAGTTTGTGAGCCTCGAGATTCGAGGTTCTATATTCTTGGCTAATTAAACACGAAGAAAAAACTCTAGAACGATCTATAATTTCATGTACCACTGCCCCATATTGTGCTGTCGTGCCACTCTTGATCGCTTCAACGGCCACCTTGCAGTCCGACGCAATAGATATCTTGTGGAGCGTTGCCTCACGAATTGCCAAAGTTTCAGGACTTCTGGTTCGTCAATATTTCTGAAAACTAACACTGAAGCTCCTTGGAACATCCCATTGGCATGCCTGCAGATCGCCGCTGTAGTCCCAAAGCCTCCATGCCTTGCTACTGCCGCATCAACATTCACCTTCATGTGCTGCTCCGGTGGGGGAATCCATGTCGTTGGTCTTGGAGCTGGTACACTAGCTCTCCTCTCCAGTTTCGCAAGGATCTGCAGTTCCACCAGATAACTCGAGAAAACAATGGGTTGTGTAGGGAGTTTGAAAGATCCCCTCGTGTATAACCTTCCTCCGGGCAGACCAATTGCCCAAAGCGTGGCAATCATTGCGATGAGCTCATCATTGGGCAGTGATTCAAACATAGAGAACAACCAATCCTTTGCATTATCATCCCGATTCATAGCCATGTGTTGTACCATCTCCTCCTTTGCCAATGCCCAAGTACTTCTGGATAGAGCACAATCCAGTAAGGAATGTCGCAAACTATCTCGCGCGCCACAAATCCCGCATACATCCGTTGTTGCCATATTTCTGTGTTGGAGTAGGTCCCCGGTGGGAAGGGATTGTTTCGCAAGCCTCAAAGTAAAGACTTTTAATTTTGATGGCAGCTGTAATTTCCATAAGGCTGACCAGCTGTTCATCTGGCCCTGTAAATTAGAAGTGTGTTCGCCTTCCTCTAACCATGCTTCCTGTCCATTTTGATACGgtagatctgaaggaaatatgttctagaggcaataataaagttgttatttatatttccttatatcatgatgaatgtttattattcacgctagaattgtattaacaggaaacttggtacatgtgtgaatacatagacaaaacaaagtgtccctagtatgcctctacttgactagctcgttaatcaaagatggttatgtttcctgaccatagacatgtgttgtcatttgatgaacgggatcacatcattaggagaatgatgtgatggacaagacccatccgttagcttagcattatgatcgttataatttcattgctactgctttcttcatgacttatacacgttcctcagactgtgagattatgcaactcccgaataccggaggaacaccttgtgtgctatcaaacgacacaacgtaactgggtgattataaaggtgctctacaggtatctccgaaggtgtttgttgggttggcatagatcaagattaggatttgtcactcctgtttcggagaggtatctctgggccctctcggtaatgctcatcactataagccttgcaagcattgtaactaatgagttagttgcgagatgaagtattacggaacgagtaaagagacttgccggtaatgggattgaactaggtatgatgataccgacgatcgaatctcgggcaagtaacataccgatgacaaagggaacaacgtatgttgttatgcggtttgaccgataaagatcttcgtagaatatgtaggagccaatatgagcatccaggttccgctattggttattgaccggagatatgtctcggtcatgtctacatagttctcgaacccatagggtccgcacgcttaatgttcgatgacgatatgtattatgagttatgtgattttgatgaccgaagtttgtacggagtcccggatgagatcacggacatgatgaggagtctctaaatggtcgagacataaagatcgatatattggaaggctatattcggacatcggcaaggttccgagtgattcgggtatttttcggagtaccggagagttacgagaattcgctggGGGAATTAGTGggtcttaatgggccatacaggaaaggagagaagggcctcaaggggtgcccccccatgggctggtacgaattggactaggagggggcggtgcccccctccttccttctcccctcttcctccttcccttccttctcctagtgggaataggaggggggggggggcgaatcctacttggaccgagagtccaagtaggactcccccccttggcgccccctctagggccggcctcctcttcctccctcctttatatacgtaggCAGGGGGCACACCAAAGGCACTCTAAGAtttttcttagtcgtgtgcggtgcccccctccacagttacacacctcgatcatactgtTATGGAACATCggcaaagccctgcaccggtagcatAATCATCAccctcgccacgccgtcgtgctgacggaacccccctcggcctcaactggatcaagagtacgagggacgtcatcgagctgaatgtgtgctgaactcggaggtgccatacgttcgatgcttgatcggttcgatcgcgaagaagttcgactacatcaaccgcgttagtaaacgcttccgctttcggtctacgagggtatatggacatactctcccctctctttgctatgcatctcctagatagatcttgcgtgatcgtaggattttttttgaaattactgtgttccccaacagtggcatcagagccaggtctatgcgtagatgttatatgcacgagtagaacacaagtgagttgtgggcgataatagtcatactgcttaccaccaacgtcttactttgatttggtggtattgttggatgaagcggcccggaccgacattacatggccgcgttcatgagattggttctactgacgtgcttacgcacacaggtggctggtgggtgtcagtttctccaactttagttgaatcgagtttgactacagtcggtccttgtgaaggttaaaacaacacacttgacaaaaaatcgttgtggttttgatgcgtaggtaagaacagttcttactagaagcccatagcagccacgtaaaacttgcaacaacaaagtagaggacgtctaacttgtttttctagggcttgctgtgatgtgatatggtcaggacatgatgtgatataaattgttgtatgagatgatcatgttttgtaacaaagttatcggtaactggcaggagccatatggttgtcgctttattgtatgcaatgcaatcataatgtaa
This window encodes:
- the LOC119294077 gene encoding solute carrier family 40 member 1-like; translated protein: MSTETPSRDAALLRRLYAGHFLARWGARMWEFSVGLYMIRVWPGSLLFAAVYGVVESASVAVFGPMVGTLVDSLTYLQVLGLWLLVQSLSFIVAGVSVTALLVYDDLKVTSFPVFVALVVVTNVSGALAALSTLAGTILIEREWVVVMCGGHPPAVLTRTNSAIRRIDLSCKLLAPVLSGLVISFVSTQASAVALALWNVASVWLVYWLFVSVYNGVPALGANGLARDTAAPEVDEAAQGHGQDASDWSERLTTRLSVLPCWESWAVYARQEVVLPGVALAILYFSVLSFGTLMTATLDWEGIPAYVISLARGFSAMVGIAATVLYPAAHARLSTLRTGLWAIWTQWCCLLLCVGSVWVGGRAASAWALMAGVAASRLGLWMFDLAVTQLMQDGVPDADRCAVGGVQSSLQSVFDLLTYVMGIIVSDPRDFGELIALSFLLVTCAAVMYTLHVYRVRKHLFHLDKIFAKMQ